One Methylophaga marina DNA window includes the following coding sequences:
- a CDS encoding calcium-binding protein produces MATKIFNSTETSYTGTSGDDLIVGNDLGNTIDGAAGDDVIYGGAGDDFIIGGTGSDVLIGADGNDILVTGSSDGSSNNGNNIVSGGSGDDTIYTGTGDDIISGGSENDLIYAEGGNNIISGGSGSDNISTGNGDDIIDGGTGDDDIYAGDGNDILSGGAGADYIEGQGSSAGDESVDGNVYHVTSQDILLGGDGNDTFVVGDEFEEETIIQGGVSAQDLSGDAARYVDLNEAEGEEGEEEEEEGEEEEGPLFGFDTVNNEFVEIEDQEMSEQAETDVRLNLVTRPGSTEINTAASTFAGYNAVDTLQFTESGDFDESLSFSGIERLELDSGVNITLSSEQLEDNAESLSTGFLNPGLQIHGTAGGPSESVTVEMEFEEAEFEPDEDIVGAEEEEYDYAEFSVEEFAVANLFHNVDMIYDASEGEEGSFTHVYGGNESAGATETVYGSAGVDYGVMNGGNDTYYGGDGNDVLVGGSGADSLYGEDGDDIFEIGGFGSGTSGTTSAADDGTQEWIATGANHDLIVGGDGVDTLRITSGVGADTKTNGTVVLNDANFQGMEVVQVGGTVDQLNVENDALQMLNDHYYFAANGTVDDLSNSLGNNGGTIDNVVVDASGVTANGLRFEGNGNDNTFIGTTQDDVFVGNGGNDTLTGGNGADTFVFGQVHEQVVTGDDDEVQTYVDTAFDLTGIDTITDFVSGLDTIALNIDQFTSLTAGSFTADNLVCSVGAAAGDANDFLLFDTSTGALSYDADGSGAGAAVQFATLTGVTSLSASDIDVFA; encoded by the coding sequence ATGGCTACTAAAATTTTTAACTCTACGGAAACGAGTTATACAGGTACCTCTGGTGATGATTTAATTGTAGGTAATGATCTTGGAAATACTATAGATGGTGCTGCTGGTGATGATGTCATTTACGGCGGTGCCGGGGATGATTTTATTATCGGTGGAACAGGCAGTGATGTTCTGATTGGTGCTGATGGTAATGACATTCTTGTTACAGGTTCTAGTGATGGCAGCAGCAATAATGGAAATAATATCGTTAGTGGTGGCAGTGGTGATGACACTATTTACACTGGTACAGGTGATGACATTATATCGGGTGGTAGTGAAAATGACTTAATCTATGCTGAAGGCGGAAATAATATTATTTCGGGTGGCAGTGGCAGCGATAATATTTCAACTGGCAATGGTGATGACATCATTGATGGTGGCACTGGTGATGATGACATTTATGCCGGTGACGGAAATGATATCTTATCAGGTGGTGCTGGCGCTGATTATATTGAAGGTCAGGGAAGTAGTGCTGGAGACGAGAGCGTCGATGGTAATGTTTATCACGTAACATCACAGGATATATTGCTAGGGGGAGATGGAAACGATACCTTTGTTGTCGGTGATGAGTTTGAAGAAGAAACGATCATCCAAGGTGGTGTTTCAGCTCAAGACCTTTCAGGCGATGCAGCAAGATACGTTGATTTGAACGAAGCTGAAGGTGAAGAAGGCGAAGAAGAGGAAGAAGAAGGCGAGGAAGAAGAAGGGCCTTTATTCGGTTTCGACACTGTTAACAATGAGTTTGTTGAAATTGAAGATCAGGAAATGTCAGAACAAGCTGAAACGGATGTTCGCTTGAATCTGGTTACTCGTCCTGGTTCGACTGAAATCAATACCGCTGCCTCTACCTTTGCAGGTTATAACGCTGTTGATACTTTGCAGTTTACAGAAAGCGGTGACTTTGATGAGTCTTTATCATTCTCTGGAATTGAGCGTCTTGAACTGGATAGTGGCGTTAATATCACCTTATCTTCTGAGCAGTTAGAAGACAATGCTGAGTCATTAAGCACTGGCTTCTTAAATCCTGGTCTGCAAATCCATGGTACGGCCGGTGGACCGAGCGAGTCAGTCACGGTTGAAATGGAGTTTGAAGAAGCTGAGTTTGAACCTGATGAAGATATCGTCGGTGCTGAGGAAGAGGAATATGACTACGCTGAGTTCTCTGTTGAGGAATTTGCAGTAGCGAATTTATTCCACAACGTTGACATGATCTACGATGCCAGTGAAGGTGAAGAAGGTAGCTTTACTCATGTTTATGGCGGCAATGAATCGGCTGGAGCGACTGAAACCGTTTATGGCAGTGCTGGTGTCGATTACGGTGTCATGAACGGTGGTAATGATACTTACTACGGTGGTGATGGTAATGATGTTTTAGTTGGCGGAAGCGGTGCAGATAGCCTGTACGGTGAAGACGGCGATGACATCTTTGAAATTGGTGGCTTTGGTTCAGGTACCTCAGGTACAACCTCTGCGGCTGATGATGGTACTCAGGAATGGATTGCTACTGGTGCTAATCACGATCTGATCGTGGGTGGTGACGGTGTCGATACATTACGCATTACCAGCGGTGTGGGTGCAGATACAAAAACTAATGGTACTGTTGTATTAAACGACGCTAATTTCCAAGGCATGGAAGTGGTTCAGGTGGGTGGTACGGTTGACCAACTGAATGTGGAAAATGATGCATTGCAAATGTTGAATGACCACTACTATTTCGCTGCCAATGGTACTGTCGATGACCTAAGCAATAGCCTGGGTAACAATGGCGGTACCATCGATAATGTCGTTGTGGATGCTTCTGGTGTCACTGCAAATGGTCTGCGTTTTGAAGGTAATGGTAATGACAATACCTTTATCGGTACCACGCAGGATGATGTGTTTGTAGGTAACGGCGGTAACGATACTCTGACTGGCGGTAACGGCGCGGATACGTTCGTGTTTGGTCAGGTCCATGAGCAAGTGGTCACAGGCGATGATGATGAAGTGCAAACGTATGTAGACACTGCATTTGATTTAACTGGTATCGATACCATTACTGACTTTGTGAGTGGGCTGGATACGATTGCCCTGAACATTGATCAGTTTACTTCTCTGACAGCAGGTAGTTTTACTGCTGATAATCTTGTTTGTAGTGTAGGTGCAGCTGCTGGTGATGCGAATGACTTCTTGTTATTCGACACATCAACCGGTGCATTGAGCTATGACGCTGATGGTAGTGGCGCTGGCGCTGCTGTGCAATTTGCGACTCTGACAGGTGTCACTTCATTAAGTGCATCTGACATTGACGTGTTTGCATAA
- a CDS encoding TonB-dependent receptor domain-containing protein — protein sequence MELQAKGRVCLKNKLCRCLSIATMSMVGAMSINHLALAEDNAAEQVKRYDIPAGPLGKAISNYAAENGVRLTFDPALAEGKETKGLHGEYSVEEGFQKLLNDSGLEAIDDTDGGYFLVPGQEELPALGDDRLILDTVQVRAQRFYEVGPLPGLGLTKEEIPANVQSISAKEIKEAHSLSMTDLFNTKLQGVTVNDYQGNPFQMDIQYRGFTAGPQIGTPQGLSVFIDGIRVNEPFGDVVNWDMIPMNAIAGVELFPGSNPIFGLNTLGGSFALKTKDGFNNTAADAEVLAGSFGRKQLQMENGWNNGTIAFFGAASLFDENGWRDNSPSEVNQLFGKASYRGDKLDLHFSTLIVDTNLVGNGLIPSEEYRQDREGVFTAPDTTENRLQQFQLAGAYQVNDTFSITGQVYRRTSRRDSQGADVYTDFDNQTVKRNLAPGEEYTCLYETTNEYNLPDYYVIDLPGGDPFSSPDYIDFVLSPTIEDAFATLDASQFNTALPDEVVALAQSSINFWKNFQATEIFQAANDTGAGPQLLDEGDETSYSNNEHSYIYNAKVDLTALKDSDPFAFAAGAEGSFYYYTTDGVKHVILPKLPTNADTCKGDAGSNDTLEVAGPEGGVQTVDGAAYSQTNPGVVDGTPTAVLTDNTIDQVTDGVSIQLNWNTDKHKFMIGASVDRPTAEYTSTQQLGLLTANREFYYAPDEIRDQYVAADVPISNNNFEGEQLTKSLYFSETWSPVETWHFNVSARYNDTQGENRMRSREYGIAFIPSLAQLEAFPDYFDVCAPGEDCPTGYETPDTSSLLNEEEKESFSYYSLNPSFGVAWQARDDLNLYANFSQGVRVPSVIELGCALDKTPVGSKGIYRSLIENRTCSLPSTLSGDPYLPQIKAQTFEVGVRGVIDDYLQWNLSAYQTNIKDDLYLVSYPDNRNFFDNIGSTRRQGIEAGFSGQKGKWAFSVNYSLTDATFEDNFTIAGNDNSSSYEDFAGNYNYSRLIDVEAGARMPGVSLHNLNASVNYQVTPKWTVGLTAVAHSSSYVRGNENNKHRAGQVIYETAEISGTQTRVARKATNNPGKVPGYMVFNFQSNYQLTKNFSVNLLVNNIFDKEYFSAGTLGRNPFTPGTYGARGPDGYNHNSLEWNSTNFVAPGAPRAAWVSVRWLFD from the coding sequence TTGGAACTGCAAGCAAAGGGCCGAGTTTGCCTTAAGAATAAACTCTGTCGCTGTTTATCTATCGCCACGATGAGCATGGTCGGTGCCATGTCAATCAATCATCTTGCCCTGGCAGAAGATAACGCAGCTGAACAAGTGAAACGTTATGACATTCCTGCTGGCCCTTTGGGCAAAGCCATCTCAAATTACGCAGCCGAAAATGGTGTGAGATTAACCTTTGACCCAGCCTTGGCAGAAGGAAAAGAAACCAAAGGTCTTCATGGTGAATATTCCGTTGAAGAAGGCTTTCAAAAATTATTAAACGACAGTGGCCTCGAAGCCATTGATGATACAGATGGCGGCTATTTTCTGGTGCCTGGTCAAGAAGAGTTACCTGCTTTGGGTGATGACCGCTTAATTCTGGACACCGTCCAAGTCAGAGCACAACGTTTTTATGAAGTAGGGCCATTGCCAGGTCTAGGCCTTACCAAAGAAGAAATTCCGGCCAATGTGCAAAGTATCTCGGCCAAAGAGATAAAAGAAGCACATTCATTAAGCATGACGGATTTGTTTAATACAAAACTACAAGGCGTCACGGTTAATGATTACCAAGGTAATCCATTCCAGATGGATATCCAATATCGTGGTTTTACGGCGGGACCACAAATAGGTACACCACAGGGCTTGAGTGTCTTTATCGACGGTATTCGGGTGAATGAACCGTTTGGCGATGTGGTGAACTGGGACATGATCCCCATGAATGCCATAGCTGGTGTGGAGCTATTTCCTGGGTCCAATCCTATCTTTGGTTTGAATACCTTAGGCGGTTCATTTGCCTTAAAAACCAAAGATGGCTTTAACAATACCGCTGCAGATGCTGAGGTGCTTGCTGGCTCATTTGGTCGTAAACAATTACAAATGGAAAATGGCTGGAACAACGGCACCATCGCCTTTTTCGGCGCGGCCAGTTTATTTGACGAAAATGGTTGGCGTGATAATTCTCCGAGTGAAGTGAATCAGTTATTCGGTAAAGCTAGTTATCGAGGTGACAAACTTGATTTACATTTCAGCACACTGATTGTTGATACTAATTTGGTCGGTAATGGGCTTATTCCAAGTGAAGAATATCGACAAGACAGGGAAGGAGTCTTTACCGCACCAGATACTACAGAAAATAGATTACAGCAGTTTCAGTTAGCTGGTGCTTATCAGGTAAACGATACGTTTAGTATTACGGGGCAGGTTTACCGTAGAACAAGTAGAAGAGATTCTCAAGGTGCAGATGTATACACAGATTTTGATAACCAGACAGTAAAAAGAAACCTTGCCCCTGGCGAAGAATATACCTGTCTTTATGAAACGACAAATGAATATAACTTACCAGATTACTACGTTATAGATTTACCCGGTGGCGACCCTTTCAGCTCACCAGATTATATTGATTTCGTGTTAAGCCCTACTATTGAAGATGCTTTTGCGACGCTTGATGCGAGTCAGTTCAATACAGCACTCCCAGATGAAGTGGTGGCATTGGCGCAGAGCTCAATAAACTTCTGGAAAAACTTTCAAGCAACTGAAATTTTTCAAGCTGCTAACGATACTGGAGCAGGGCCACAGCTACTTGATGAAGGGGATGAAACATCATATTCAAATAATGAACATTCCTACATATACAACGCTAAAGTTGATTTAACAGCGCTAAAAGATAGTGATCCTTTTGCATTTGCAGCAGGAGCTGAGGGGAGCTTCTATTATTACACCACTGATGGTGTTAAACATGTGATCCTACCCAAACTCCCAACTAACGCTGATACGTGTAAGGGCGATGCCGGCTCAAATGATACATTGGAAGTAGCAGGACCTGAAGGTGGTGTACAGACCGTTGATGGTGCTGCATATAGCCAAACCAATCCTGGTGTTGTAGATGGAACACCTACCGCAGTATTAACTGATAACACAATTGATCAAGTTACTGATGGTGTATCCATTCAACTCAACTGGAATACAGATAAACACAAATTCATGATTGGGGCGTCAGTCGATAGACCCACAGCGGAATATACCAGTACACAACAGTTAGGCCTTTTAACTGCAAACCGGGAGTTCTACTATGCTCCTGATGAAATTCGTGATCAGTATGTAGCGGCTGATGTACCAATTAGTAACAATAATTTTGAAGGGGAGCAATTAACGAAGAGTCTTTATTTCAGTGAAACCTGGAGTCCCGTTGAAACGTGGCATTTTAATGTTTCTGCGCGCTACAACGATACTCAAGGAGAAAACAGAATGAGGTCTAGAGAGTATGGTATCGCTTTTATTCCCAGCCTTGCTCAATTAGAAGCCTTTCCAGATTATTTTGACGTCTGTGCGCCGGGTGAGGATTGTCCAACAGGCTATGAAACACCAGACACAAGCAGCCTACTAAACGAAGAAGAAAAAGAATCATTTAGCTATTATTCGTTAAACCCCTCTTTTGGTGTCGCTTGGCAGGCAAGAGATGATTTAAATCTCTACGCTAATTTCTCACAAGGTGTGCGCGTTCCTTCCGTTATTGAGCTAGGGTGTGCATTGGATAAAACACCTGTTGGTTCGAAAGGAATTTATAGAAGTCTTATAGAAAACAGGACATGCTCACTACCTTCGACTCTCTCCGGTGACCCATATTTGCCTCAAATAAAAGCACAGACATTTGAAGTCGGTGTTAGAGGGGTAATAGATGATTATTTGCAATGGAATTTATCCGCCTATCAAACCAATATTAAAGATGATCTTTATCTGGTTTCCTATCCTGATAATCGTAACTTCTTTGACAATATTGGTTCAACACGTCGTCAAGGTATCGAGGCGGGATTCTCTGGTCAAAAAGGTAAATGGGCGTTTAGTGTTAACTACTCACTTACTGATGCCACATTTGAAGATAACTTTACTATTGCAGGCAATGACAATAGCAGTTCTTATGAGGACTTTGCCGGTAATTATAACTATAGCCGTTTAATTGATGTTGAAGCCGGTGCTCGCATGCCGGGCGTATCACTTCATAACCTTAACGCATCTGTCAACTACCAAGTTACCCCTAAATGGACCGTTGGCCTCACGGCTGTAGCTCATTCATCAAGTTATGTCAGAGGTAATGAAAATAATAAACACCGAGCAGGGCAGGTGATATACGAGACTGCTGAAATTTCCGGAACGCAAACACGCGTTGCTAGAAAAGCGACGAATAATCCAGGCAAGGTGCCGGGGTATATGGTGTTTAATTTCCAAAGTAATTATCAGCTCACCAAAAACTTCAGTGTCAATTTACTCGTAAACAATATCTTTGATAAAGAATACTTTTCAGCTGGCACGCTGGGACGCAATCCATTTACACCTGGCACCTATGGTGCTAGAGGGCCTGATGGCTACAACCACAACTCACTTGAATGGAACAGCACAAACTTCGTGGCGCCTGGTGCACCGAGAGCAGCTTGGGTCAGTGTTAGGTGGCTATTTGATTAA
- a CDS encoding FecR domain-containing protein: MAHSKKDALYEATNWFVELTSGEATDTDRKEWQRWLNASPENRQAWEQVETVTNCFMGLDSKTSIAVLNRPIDTRYIQSQERRQVIKTLSLLIAAGTAGWYGYQQKPWQVLLADYSTAVGEIKQLVLDDGTQLVLNTDTKLSVHYDEQVRNVRLLHGEVYVETAEDPNPTYRPFILTTEHGTIKALGTKFSTRLIHERSCVNVYEHAVEVSPINGYGDKVVVNRGEAVKFTADLFQQKMLFDASILGWTKGFLVVDNMPLKTFVEELSRYRTGMMRCDPAIADLEISGAFPVKDIDGALRSITKTLPVRVESYTRYVTMLKPA; this comes from the coding sequence ATGGCTCATTCTAAGAAAGACGCGCTCTATGAAGCGACAAACTGGTTTGTTGAACTGACATCCGGTGAGGCGACAGATACAGATCGTAAAGAATGGCAAAGATGGTTAAATGCTTCACCAGAAAACAGACAGGCATGGGAACAAGTTGAAACCGTCACCAACTGTTTTATGGGGCTGGATTCAAAAACCAGTATTGCCGTATTAAACCGTCCGATTGATACCCGATATATCCAATCACAAGAACGTCGCCAGGTCATTAAAACACTGAGTTTGCTTATCGCTGCCGGTACAGCAGGCTGGTATGGCTATCAACAAAAACCATGGCAGGTTTTATTAGCAGACTATTCCACTGCCGTGGGGGAAATTAAACAGCTCGTCCTGGATGACGGCACGCAACTGGTCCTCAACACAGATACCAAACTATCTGTTCATTATGATGAACAAGTTCGTAACGTTAGGTTATTACATGGCGAAGTATATGTAGAAACGGCAGAAGACCCCAACCCAACTTATCGCCCCTTTATCCTGACCACAGAACACGGCACGATCAAAGCCTTGGGCACAAAATTTAGTACTCGCCTCATTCATGAGAGAAGCTGTGTCAATGTCTACGAACATGCCGTTGAAGTGAGCCCCATTAATGGTTATGGCGATAAAGTTGTCGTGAATAGAGGTGAAGCAGTGAAATTCACCGCCGACTTATTTCAGCAAAAAATGTTATTTGATGCCTCCATCCTGGGTTGGACAAAAGGTTTCTTAGTTGTCGATAACATGCCACTCAAAACCTTTGTTGAAGAACTCTCACGTTATCGAACCGGCATGATGCGCTGTGATCCCGCGATTGCTGATTTAGAAATCTCTGGGGCTTTTCCAGTAAAAGATATTGATGGTGCATTAAGAAGTATCACCAAAACCCTGCCAGTACGTGTTGAAAGTTACACACGTTATGTCACCATGCTAAAACCTGCCTAA
- a CDS encoding sigma-70 family RNA polymerase sigma factor — MSDIALHHESDVSILGDLEATRDSIVTDLYRTHNSWLMGWLCKKIGCSFDAADLMQDTFSKILQKEDLGSIKEPRAYLTTVAHGLMVNHVRRKDIERAYLEALENMPEVDVPSPESLNIMVETLAKIDEMLDGLPERVRSAFLWCQLEGLSHAEIASRLSVSVSSVRQYIAKALLHCLNLDN; from the coding sequence TTGAGTGACATAGCCTTACACCATGAATCAGACGTGAGTATTCTGGGTGATCTTGAAGCAACACGTGACTCTATCGTCACCGATCTTTATCGTACACACAACAGCTGGTTAATGGGCTGGCTCTGCAAGAAAATCGGCTGTAGTTTTGATGCTGCCGACTTAATGCAAGATACCTTTTCCAAAATTTTGCAAAAAGAGGATCTGGGCAGCATCAAAGAACCACGAGCCTACCTGACCACAGTTGCACATGGCCTCATGGTCAACCATGTTCGACGCAAGGATATTGAAAGAGCTTATCTCGAGGCGTTGGAAAATATGCCCGAAGTTGACGTACCTTCACCTGAGTCTCTCAATATCATGGTAGAGACCTTAGCTAAAATAGATGAAATGCTGGATGGCTTACCTGAACGAGTTCGCAGTGCTTTTTTATGGTGTCAGCTGGAAGGGTTGTCACACGCCGAAATTGCTTCACGACTCTCAGTTTCAGTCAGCTCTGTTCGCCAGTACATCGCTAAAGCACTACTGCATTGTTTAAACCTGGATAACTAA
- a CDS encoding dienelactone hydrolase family protein, translated as MKIQSHFVDLDTPTGVMRTYIHRPVGEGSYPVILFYSEIFQQTGPIERAARLMASHGYAVLVPEVFHELNPIGTVLGYDDAGRDKGNADKEAKDVQGYDSDNVAMIEFVKTQPWCNGHIGAMGYCIGGHLAFRAALQPEVKGTACFYATDLHIQKIPNKPGQHSMERLDDIKGELLMIWGKQDNHVPADGLLKIYQELKATDITFTWHEFNAEHAFMRDEGDGGRYDAQTAQIGYQLALNLFSRTLR; from the coding sequence ATGAAAATTCAAAGCCACTTTGTCGATCTTGATACCCCTACTGGCGTGATGCGTACTTATATTCACCGCCCCGTGGGTGAAGGTAGTTACCCAGTCATTTTGTTCTATTCTGAAATTTTTCAACAAACCGGCCCCATCGAACGTGCTGCAAGGCTGATGGCCAGCCACGGTTATGCCGTGTTAGTGCCAGAAGTCTTTCATGAGCTGAACCCTATTGGCACGGTATTGGGCTACGACGATGCTGGTCGTGACAAAGGCAATGCCGATAAAGAAGCGAAAGATGTTCAAGGTTATGACTCTGATAATGTGGCCATGATTGAGTTCGTCAAAACGCAACCTTGGTGTAACGGTCATATTGGTGCCATGGGTTATTGCATTGGTGGTCACCTAGCTTTCCGTGCTGCTTTACAACCTGAAGTTAAAGGCACCGCGTGTTTCTACGCGACGGATTTACATATTCAGAAAATCCCCAACAAACCTGGCCAGCACAGCATGGAACGCTTGGATGACATCAAAGGTGAGTTATTAATGATTTGGGGTAAACAGGATAACCATGTGCCTGCTGATGGTTTGTTAAAAATCTACCAGGAATTAAAAGCAACGGATATCACCTTTACCTGGCATGAGTTTAATGCCGAACATGCGTTTATGCGTGATGAAGGTGATGGTGGTCGTTATGATGCACAAACGGCACAAATCGGTTATCAACTGGCGTTAAATCTGTTCAGTAGAACACTTCGCTAA
- a CDS encoding zinc transporter ZntB — MSNSSGLAFAHLLDGQGGSSELNETDLPAWQADHGVLWLHFDYTHPDAERWLLEQSGLDSVIANALLEDETRPRTTSINNGLLMSLRGINHNQHAHCDDMISIRVWIDPHIIVTTRREMSSSAAELDKLLNQGIGPKDSAEFLIKLIDLTVDGMSDTIASFEDMIADYEDAVLAGNTENLHDNIAQLRRQVISMHRYLAPERDALARLTLEKISWLSDYDRIQIHEISDTLIRYIENLDAVRERAVLVQEELHSKTAEQLNARMYVLSVIAAVFLPLSFVTGLLGINVGGIPGANDSHAFTDVIIMLTVVALILLILFRWKKWF, encoded by the coding sequence ATGTCCAATTCATCAGGTTTAGCTTTTGCACATTTACTAGATGGTCAAGGTGGAAGCAGCGAACTGAATGAGACGGATCTGCCGGCATGGCAAGCTGATCATGGTGTGCTCTGGTTACATTTTGACTATACCCATCCTGATGCCGAACGCTGGTTACTTGAGCAGTCTGGGCTGGACAGCGTTATTGCCAATGCTTTATTGGAAGATGAAACACGCCCTCGCACGACGTCAATAAACAATGGTTTGCTGATGTCCTTACGTGGCATCAATCACAATCAGCACGCTCATTGTGACGATATGATTTCTATTCGTGTCTGGATTGACCCACATATTATTGTGACAACACGTCGTGAAATGTCATCTTCTGCGGCTGAGCTGGATAAATTACTTAATCAAGGTATCGGCCCAAAAGACAGTGCTGAATTTTTAATTAAGCTAATTGATCTGACCGTAGATGGCATGTCAGATACGATTGCCAGTTTCGAAGATATGATTGCAGATTATGAAGACGCTGTCTTAGCAGGCAATACAGAAAACTTACACGATAATATTGCTCAGTTGCGTCGACAAGTGATTAGCATGCACCGATATCTGGCACCAGAACGGGATGCCCTGGCTCGCCTGACATTGGAGAAGATATCCTGGTTATCTGATTATGATCGGATTCAGATTCATGAAATCAGTGACACGTTGATTCGTTACATCGAAAACCTGGACGCTGTGCGTGAACGGGCTGTATTGGTTCAGGAAGAACTGCATAGTAAAACTGCTGAACAACTCAATGCACGTATGTATGTGCTGTCTGTGATTGCGGCTGTGTTTTTACCTTTAAGCTTTGTGACTGGGTTATTGGGGATTAATGTGGGTGGTATTCCAGGCGCGAATGATAGTCATGCTTTTACTGATGTCATCATCATGCTGACTGTTGTAGCCCTGATATTATTAATTTTATTCCGTTGGAAGAAATGGTTTTAA
- a CDS encoding nuclease-related domain-containing protein, whose protein sequence is MDFTPIFASLLSLWYFIPLFICLVVLRSAWFKGILGEFMVNVIARWQLDKQHYHLIKNVTLPTEDGTTQIDHIIVSVYGVFVVETKNIRGWIFGSASQKNWTQQLYKHKYRFQNPLHQNHKHLKTLQTLLDLSDEHVFSVIVFIGDSHFKTPMPDNVTYGLGYARYIKSKTNPVLTLAEKDAIISQIESGRLSRSLKTNREHVAHVKQLVERHQTDEPLCSRCGHKMVKRQSKKGDNAGQFFWGCSQYPKCRNIRPV, encoded by the coding sequence ATGGACTTCACTCCGATATTCGCTTCTTTATTGTCTCTCTGGTATTTCATTCCGTTATTTATCTGTCTGGTCGTTCTTCGCTCAGCCTGGTTCAAAGGCATTTTGGGTGAGTTTATGGTCAACGTGATTGCCCGATGGCAATTGGATAAACAGCATTATCATTTAATCAAAAACGTGACTCTGCCAACAGAAGATGGCACGACCCAGATTGACCACATAATCGTCTCTGTTTATGGCGTGTTTGTCGTAGAAACCAAAAATATTCGAGGCTGGATATTTGGCAGTGCTTCTCAGAAAAATTGGACTCAGCAACTATATAAGCACAAATACCGTTTTCAAAATCCACTTCATCAAAATCATAAACACCTCAAAACACTTCAAACCTTGCTCGACTTAAGCGACGAACACGTCTTTTCCGTCATTGTTTTTATTGGTGACAGCCACTTTAAAACACCGATGCCAGATAATGTGACTTATGGCTTGGGCTATGCTCGCTATATCAAATCAAAAACAAATCCTGTGCTGACACTGGCAGAAAAGGACGCCATCATTTCTCAAATTGAATCTGGTCGCCTTTCACGCAGTTTGAAAACAAACAGAGAACATGTGGCTCATGTAAAGCAATTAGTTGAGCGTCATCAAACGGACGAACCACTATGTTCTCGCTGTGGCCATAAAATGGTTAAACGCCAAAGCAAGAAAGGTGACAATGCAGGTCAGTTTTTCTGGGGCTGTAGTCAGTACCCGAAATGCCGTAATATCAGACCTGTTTAG